A genomic region of Desulfosarcina ovata subsp. ovata contains the following coding sequences:
- a CDS encoding HD domain-containing phosphohydrolase, with product MPFSKKKYPFYIGITTLVVVIVLTLSGFFLGISHHESKTAAMQMADRLFSEINAKTMQRYESVIASVAVLVGSASHMPAMATAPTGSGLSHPGIAMMLRALTLNDYLFSSYVGYDDGSFIQVVGVGKREEFRRYFGAPPETAYVLRIIAPDADGTLIQRWHFLDPHHHRIGVRDDLDPGYDPRGRPWYTRAQLEDAAFYTAPYIFSSTRLPGITCAERLGSGKGVFGADITLERFTQSLARQRVSENGMLFLFDRRGRLIAHSHESAVQTSRDDSLRFLPGAESDDPLVRSVVAGYLSDPDQMGDRTREAEIGGSMYLVRTTRLKAKLKFDQVLAVIAPVADFTGHIRQMQQRIFFFSGLTLLAFLPVVLFVSRKISGSLILLELESMKIRRFDFTPSAPFDSNIKEIHSLIQAFVLMKSTIRTRTDALIATQGKLKSLVDSGISLTAEKNMDQLLRHTFKRARELSRTDGGILYLRNASNQLELRILENASGPLAHPNGINVSDPAAPAPPPGDTSKTAGWVAATAKTIVANRMNEQSIDRAEADCHNLLTVPLSTREGVTLGVLQLFNARDDQGKKIVPFDKEIVGFVEALTAQAAVALHNKHLMEEQRALFDAFIQMIAGAIDAKSPYTGNHCARVPEVAEMLARAAHQTPTGPFADFRMQTQDQWREFRVAAWLHDCGKVTTPEYIVDKATKLETICNRIHEIRMRFEVLLRDAEITSYRQRLAGNGNKAEIEEQLQASRRQIMEDFAFVADCNMGGESMADEDIARLQQIGAQTWVRHLDDRIGISQKESALKRRHPAAGLPAIEPILADKPEHVIPRPLPNTQEKETMGIVMQIPANETNLGELYNLSIPRGTLTTEDRFKIQAHIIETIRMLDRLPFPDYLANVADYAGAHHETMIGTGYPRGLKKEQISIPARIMAIADIFEALTATDRPYKEPKTLSQALGIMRRMRDEQHIDADLFDLFLTEGIYRTYAQRFMDPHQIDAVDIRQYLSQGAP from the coding sequence ATGCCCTTCAGCAAAAAAAAATATCCATTTTATATCGGCATCACCACGCTGGTTGTGGTGATTGTCCTGACCTTGAGCGGATTTTTTTTGGGAATCAGCCATCATGAAAGCAAAACCGCGGCAATGCAGATGGCGGACCGACTCTTTTCGGAAATCAACGCCAAAACCATGCAGCGCTATGAAAGCGTCATCGCGTCGGTTGCCGTATTGGTCGGTTCGGCAAGCCATATGCCCGCAATGGCCACCGCACCCACCGGCAGCGGGTTGTCTCATCCTGGAATCGCGATGATGCTCAGGGCGCTCACCCTGAACGATTATCTTTTCTCCTCCTATGTCGGTTATGATGACGGCAGTTTTATCCAGGTCGTCGGCGTCGGCAAGCGGGAGGAATTCCGCCGCTATTTTGGAGCACCGCCGGAAACCGCCTACGTTCTGCGGATCATCGCACCTGACGCCGACGGAACATTGATTCAGCGTTGGCATTTTTTGGATCCGCATCACCATCGCATTGGAGTGCGCGACGATCTGGACCCGGGCTACGATCCGCGCGGTCGGCCATGGTACACCCGGGCGCAGCTGGAGGATGCGGCCTTCTATACCGCCCCCTATATTTTCAGCTCAACCAGACTGCCCGGCATCACCTGTGCAGAGCGGCTGGGCAGCGGGAAAGGCGTTTTCGGAGCCGATATCACCCTGGAGCGGTTCACCCAATCCCTTGCCCGCCAGCGTGTATCGGAAAATGGCATGCTTTTCCTCTTCGACCGGAGGGGAAGGCTGATCGCCCATTCCCATGAATCCGCGGTACAGACCAGCCGGGACGATTCGCTGCGCTTTCTCCCCGGCGCTGAGTCGGATGACCCGCTGGTCCGGTCTGTGGTGGCCGGCTATCTGTCAGACCCGGATCAAATGGGAGATCGTACCCGGGAAGCGGAAATTGGCGGGTCGATGTACCTGGTTCGGACAACACGGCTGAAAGCGAAACTGAAATTCGATCAGGTCCTGGCCGTCATCGCCCCGGTTGCCGACTTTACCGGCCATATCCGGCAAATGCAGCAACGCATATTTTTTTTCTCGGGCCTGACCCTGCTGGCCTTTTTACCCGTGGTCCTTTTTGTTTCGCGCAAGATTTCCGGGTCCCTGATCCTGCTGGAGCTGGAGTCCATGAAAATACGACGGTTCGACTTTACCCCTTCAGCACCGTTCGATTCCAATATCAAGGAAATCCATTCGCTGATTCAGGCCTTCGTACTCATGAAAAGTACCATCCGGACACGCACCGATGCGCTGATCGCCACGCAGGGAAAATTGAAAAGCCTGGTTGACAGTGGCATCTCCCTGACCGCTGAAAAAAACATGGACCAGCTTCTGCGCCATACTTTCAAACGGGCACGGGAACTGTCCCGGACCGATGGGGGAATCCTCTACCTGCGCAATGCGTCCAATCAGCTCGAACTTCGAATTCTGGAAAATGCGTCCGGTCCCCTGGCACACCCCAATGGCATCAATGTGAGCGACCCCGCGGCCCCGGCACCGCCCCCCGGCGATACCAGCAAGACGGCCGGTTGGGTGGCGGCAACCGCCAAAACCATTGTGGCCAACCGAATGAATGAGCAGTCAATCGACCGTGCCGAAGCGGATTGCCACAATCTGCTCACCGTTCCTCTGAGTACAAGAGAAGGGGTGACCCTTGGTGTACTGCAGTTGTTCAATGCCCGTGATGATCAGGGCAAAAAGATTGTCCCCTTTGACAAGGAGATCGTCGGATTCGTCGAGGCCCTGACGGCCCAGGCCGCCGTGGCCCTGCACAACAAGCATCTGATGGAAGAACAACGTGCCCTGTTCGATGCCTTCATCCAGATGATTGCCGGCGCCATTGATGCAAAATCGCCTTATACCGGCAACCACTGTGCACGGGTACCCGAAGTAGCCGAGATGCTGGCCAGGGCGGCGCACCAGACCCCAACCGGTCCGTTTGCCGATTTTCGCATGCAGACGCAGGATCAGTGGCGGGAATTTCGCGTGGCGGCCTGGCTGCACGATTGTGGCAAGGTCACCACCCCCGAATACATCGTCGATAAGGCCACCAAACTGGAAACCATCTGCAACCGCATCCATGAAATCCGTATGCGTTTCGAGGTGCTTCTGCGCGATGCGGAAATTACCAGCTACCGGCAGCGTCTGGCCGGCAACGGCAATAAAGCGGAGATTGAAGAACAGCTGCAGGCAAGCCGCCGGCAGATCATGGAGGATTTCGCCTTTGTCGCCGACTGCAACATGGGTGGCGAATCCATGGCCGACGAAGACATTGCGCGTTTGCAGCAGATTGGCGCACAAACGTGGGTGCGTCACCTGGACGACCGCATCGGCATTTCCCAAAAGGAAAGCGCCCTGAAACGCCGCCATCCGGCCGCCGGATTGCCGGCCATTGAGCCCATTCTGGCCGACAAGCCGGAGCATGTCATCCCCAGGCCCCTGCCGAACACTCAGGAAAAAGAAACCATGGGAATCGTCATGCAAATTCCCGCCAACGAGACCAATCTGGGAGAACTCTACAACCTGAGCATCCCCAGGGGAACCCTTACCACCGAAGATCGGTTCAAAATCCAGGCCCACATTATCGAAACCATCCGCATGCTGGATCGTCTGCCCTTCCCCGACTATCTGGCCAATGTTGCCGATTACGCCGGTGCGCACCACGAAACCATGATCGGTACGGGCTATCCGCGGGGGCTGAAAAAAGAGCAGATTTCGATTCCCGCACGGATCATGGCCATTGCCGATATTTTCGAGGCACTGACCGCTACGGACCGGCCCTACAAAGAGCCCAAAACGCTGAGCCAGGCCCTTGGCATCATGCGGCGGATGCGTGACGAGCAGCACATTGACGCCGACCTGTTCGACCTGTTTTTGACGGAAGGGATTTACCGGACCTATGCCCAGCGGTTCATGGATCCGCACCAGATCGATGCGGTGGATATTCGGCAGTACCTCTCGCAAGGGGCGCCATAG
- a CDS encoding ABC transporter substrate-binding protein, with amino-acid sequence MTNPCIPRHPDTPDRPRRPTLQHYRRLIRFGQCVLSALLLTALLTSWSAAGTVADRLGRQVRLPDHPRRIVSLAPSITEILFALDLSGRLVGVTQFSDFPAAAATLPKVGSYVHLDVERIVALDPDLCIAIKDGNPVSVVNKLESIGIPVYAVDPRDLPSVMETLSELGRVLDVHPRATQIVTGMRQRIDRVQQQVATSDRRPGVFFQIGIAPIVSAGTNTFIHELITMAGGVNLAQGPVPYPRFSKEEVIGLRPEIMVITSMARQAVFEQVKRDWQQWQAIPAVMNDRIYIVDSNVLDRPTPRLVEGLEQLARLIHPDVFKAAPRKPQP; translated from the coding sequence ATGACAAACCCGTGCATTCCCCGACATCCCGACACGCCCGACCGGCCACGCAGGCCCACTCTCCAGCACTATAGACGGCTGATCCGGTTCGGCCAATGCGTATTGAGTGCACTGCTGCTGACGGCGCTGCTGACGTCCTGGTCGGCCGCCGGAACCGTGGCCGACCGACTGGGGCGCCAGGTCCGGTTGCCGGATCACCCCCGGCGGATTGTCTCGCTGGCGCCCAGTATCACCGAGATTCTCTTCGCCCTCGATCTGTCCGGACGACTGGTGGGGGTAACCCAGTTCAGCGACTTTCCAGCGGCAGCCGCGACCCTGCCCAAAGTCGGCTCCTATGTTCACCTGGACGTGGAGAGAATTGTCGCCCTTGACCCCGACCTGTGTATTGCCATCAAAGACGGCAATCCCGTTTCAGTGGTCAACAAACTCGAATCCATCGGCATTCCGGTTTACGCCGTGGACCCACGGGATCTGCCATCGGTCATGGAAACCCTGTCGGAACTGGGCCGCGTGCTGGATGTGCACCCGCGGGCCACGCAAATCGTCACCGGAATGAGGCAGCGCATTGATCGGGTACAGCAACAGGTGGCCACGTCCGATCGGCGACCCGGCGTCTTTTTCCAGATCGGCATCGCCCCGATTGTCTCGGCGGGAACCAACACCTTCATTCATGAACTGATCACCATGGCCGGCGGAGTCAACCTCGCCCAGGGGCCGGTCCCCTACCCCCGTTTCTCCAAAGAAGAGGTCATCGGCCTGCGGCCGGAGATCATGGTCATCACTTCCATGGCACGGCAGGCGGTTTTCGAACAGGTCAAACGGGACTGGCAGCAATGGCAGGCAATACCGGCCGTCATGAACGACCGAATCTACATCGTGGATTCCAATGTTCTCGACCGGCCCACCCCGCGACTGGTGGAGGGCCTGGAACAGCTGGCCCGTCTGATCCACCCGGACGTTTTCAAAGCCGCCCCCCGGAAGCCGCAGCCATGA
- a CDS encoding FecCD family ABC transporter permease, translating into MIRRPVSLPLKIAMVCMLLLLFLLGAMLAGISMGSSGSGLKAVWSSLFQGNGDTMQSAIIWRIRLPRVLLAALVGAALSLGGLVFQALLKNPLAEPYILGISGGAAIGAIVGIILGLSRIPGVGIMAFLGSLATLLLIILISSGRAIIVKDSLLLSGVMVNAFCSAVIMFLLSITQDARLHNIIFWLMGDLSASQIQHVAMLAAVLLPCFIIIFMHSNRMNLLLLGGDMATSMGVAVKRVTLVLLITTSLMVSVTVSQCGLIGFVGLVIPHLLRLIVGPDHRVLAPGCILGGGAYMVVCDLLARVLPAQGEMPGGVITAMIGAPLFIILLRRSRQ; encoded by the coding sequence ATGATCCGCCGACCCGTCTCCCTGCCGCTGAAGATTGCCATGGTCTGTATGCTTCTGCTCCTTTTTCTCCTGGGCGCCATGCTGGCCGGGATTTCCATGGGTTCGTCGGGCAGCGGCCTGAAAGCCGTCTGGTCGTCTCTTTTTCAGGGAAATGGGGATACCATGCAGTCGGCCATCATCTGGCGGATCCGTCTGCCCCGGGTCCTTTTGGCGGCCCTGGTGGGGGCCGCACTCTCCCTGGGCGGCCTCGTCTTCCAGGCCCTTCTGAAAAACCCGCTGGCCGAGCCCTACATTCTGGGCATTTCGGGGGGTGCGGCGATCGGCGCCATCGTCGGTATCATCCTGGGGTTGTCCCGCATTCCCGGTGTCGGAATCATGGCATTTCTCGGCAGTCTGGCGACCTTGCTGCTGATTATCCTGATTTCATCGGGCCGGGCCATTATCGTCAAAGATTCCCTGCTGCTCTCCGGTGTCATGGTCAATGCCTTTTGCTCCGCAGTAATTATGTTTCTGCTCTCGATCACCCAGGACGCCCGTCTGCATAACATTATCTTCTGGCTCATGGGTGACCTGTCCGCCTCGCAGATCCAGCATGTGGCCATGCTGGCGGCGGTGTTGCTGCCCTGTTTCATTATCATCTTCATGCATTCCAACCGCATGAACCTGCTGCTGCTGGGCGGCGACATGGCCACCTCCATGGGGGTTGCCGTAAAACGGGTAACCCTGGTGCTGCTGATCACCACTTCGCTGATGGTCAGCGTCACGGTCAGCCAATGCGGCCTGATCGGTTTCGTCGGCCTGGTGATTCCCCACCTGTTGCGGCTGATTGTCGGCCCTGACCACCGGGTCCTGGCACCCGGCTGCATCTTGGGCGGCGGCGCATACATGGTGGTGTGTGATTTGCTGGCCCGCGTCCTGCCCGCCCAAGGAGAGATGCCCGGCGGAGTAATCACGGCCATGATCGGTGCTCCGCTGTTTATCATTCTCCTGAGGCGATCCAGACAATGA
- a CDS encoding ABC transporter ATP-binding protein translates to MSPAIDIHGLCYAYSGIPVLQDLTFAVERSAFFVVIGPNGSGKTTLLKTLAGLQSPSNGEILMGDRPLAQIKRGQLSRQLAYVAQTSDDDCPFTVRELVLMGRAPYLGVLGIEGQADLDIARQAIEFVGLSHLAERPVRHLSGGERQRAQIARAICQQPELILLDEPTAALDLAHQVRVMGLLADLKTKRGTTVLMISHDINLAAMYADRILLLVKGHIAACGTPAQVIDEKILCRAYDCHLKVDGSPCGSWPRVNLVKS, encoded by the coding sequence ATGAGTCCGGCAATCGACATCCATGGATTGTGCTACGCCTATTCAGGCATCCCCGTACTGCAGGATCTGACCTTTGCGGTTGAACGGAGCGCGTTCTTTGTGGTCATCGGTCCCAATGGGTCGGGGAAAACGACCCTGCTCAAGACCCTGGCCGGCCTGCAATCTCCATCCAACGGAGAAATTCTCATGGGCGATCGCCCCCTGGCACAGATCAAACGGGGGCAGCTGTCGCGCCAACTGGCCTATGTGGCCCAAACCAGCGACGATGACTGCCCGTTCACCGTGAGGGAACTGGTCCTCATGGGGCGGGCCCCCTATCTGGGCGTGCTGGGGATCGAAGGCCAGGCCGATCTTGACATCGCCAGGCAGGCCATCGAATTCGTCGGTCTTTCTCACTTAGCGGAGCGTCCGGTCAGACACCTCTCCGGCGGCGAACGGCAGCGCGCCCAGATCGCCCGGGCCATCTGTCAGCAGCCGGAACTGATCCTGCTGGACGAACCCACGGCAGCCCTGGATCTGGCCCATCAGGTACGCGTCATGGGGCTTCTGGCCGACCTGAAAACAAAACGCGGCACCACAGTGCTAATGATCTCCCACGATATCAATCTGGCGGCCATGTATGCCGATCGCATCTTGCTGCTGGTCAAAGGCCATATCGCCGCCTGCGGGACACCCGCCCAGGTGATCGATGAGAAGATTCTTTGCCGGGCCTATGACTGCCACCTGAAAGTAGATGGCAGTCCATGCGGTTCCTGGCCGAGGGTAAACTTGGTGAAATCGTAG
- a CDS encoding cache domain-containing protein: MRFRKARVKKEASLRAKMIFGGILILFVPVFFIGSVTFINSSRTSEDIAKLQFVQIAQSLSGMLELALNKDLKVLEKIAKDPKIIAAMIAQNKTVIRSDLSVVHQMFSPNYEGVGVFNADGIVYCDGIDIAREGIYIGDRQYFKEAKKGRPGVLPVVRSRATGASVFGVSAPMFSPEGDFLGGVVGVLKVDHLIDYISTIQIGRTGYAFMLDPEGLVIAHPDKNIVLKVHIRDMTGLDALISKVESRQAGTVSYTYAGKKKIAGLAPVELTGWTIGVCQNREEILSLAHDNITFTLMISALFALLTILAVLVLSGKISVPVEQKLSYLSHAPEQAMEATQAGAWEADPVTQTVTFSDQWFTMLGRKPQRARVSLKKTADFIHPEDYPAMIRTIEEFLAGGGKGQSEIEFRLRRADGSWCWVLSKSRAIERNEKGEPARIIGLDINIEKIKAAQIELAQSESRFRALFRLAPLPLAEVAGDRIVGINERFHMTLGYTIGNLPTQDVWWEKAFPDLKYRSRVKSGWQAEVDRARKEKTDAYGGEWQVTAKDGTVHTMVISAGAIGNSMLISFFDITERKQIENIQQESLELLRATFDATPDGIMVVDQNLNVTQANRQLYRMWRIPRELQGNVDEQALREFVSDQLVDPAGFQNLDERLYQSRTQDEYEFLFKDGRVFTCYSAPMILNENEIGRVWDFRDISKQKRAEAEREKLQGQLLQAQKLEAIGNLAGGLAHDFNNMLGIITGYAELTLKELADNNPFRGNIEQIIDAAQRSAALTRQLLIFSRKQRVKPVLIDLNVAINAMLNMLRRLIGENIELNWLPPDEPCPVKIDPSQLDQILFNLCINARDAISDIGRITIKADRIFFDETAIKAYVDCTPGDYVHLSIEDNGSGIDKETAKHVFEPFFTTKEVGRGTGLGLATIYGIVKQNGGGIKFYSEPGSGTVFNIYLPKAADEIVPEQAQHYENIPLGRGETILIVEDEPSLMEMGQIMLARLGYEVLPATTPGEAIQMVKECSGDIHLFLTDVIMPEMNGRELIDRLLDIRPGTKYMFMSGYAADVITGKGAIDQASNFIQKPFNLKDFAGKLREILNGSDRETPDDVKKTD; this comes from the coding sequence ATGCGATTTAGAAAGGCACGAGTGAAAAAAGAAGCCTCGTTGCGAGCGAAGATGATTTTCGGCGGCATCCTCATCCTTTTCGTTCCCGTCTTTTTCATCGGCTCGGTGACCTTCATCAATTCGTCACGCACATCAGAGGATATCGCCAAACTGCAGTTCGTCCAGATCGCCCAGAGTCTGTCCGGGATGCTCGAACTCGCCTTGAATAAAGATCTGAAGGTTCTGGAAAAAATCGCCAAGGATCCCAAAATCATAGCGGCGATGATAGCTCAAAACAAAACGGTCATACGAAGCGATCTATCCGTCGTCCATCAAATGTTTTCACCGAATTATGAAGGGGTTGGGGTCTTTAACGCCGATGGCATTGTTTACTGCGACGGTATCGATATTGCTCGTGAAGGCATTTATATCGGCGACAGACAATATTTCAAAGAGGCAAAGAAAGGCAGGCCTGGAGTTCTCCCTGTGGTCCGATCCCGGGCGACCGGGGCGTCGGTTTTCGGGGTATCCGCACCGATGTTCTCGCCGGAAGGCGATTTTCTCGGCGGAGTGGTGGGCGTGCTCAAAGTCGACCACCTGATCGATTACATTTCTACCATTCAGATCGGAAGAACCGGATACGCATTCATGCTTGATCCGGAGGGCCTGGTGATTGCCCATCCCGATAAAAATATTGTCCTGAAGGTGCACATTAGGGACATGACCGGTCTTGATGCCCTGATCAGCAAGGTAGAAAGCCGCCAGGCCGGTACGGTTTCCTATACCTACGCCGGAAAAAAAAAGATCGCGGGATTGGCGCCGGTTGAACTGACCGGGTGGACCATCGGTGTGTGCCAGAACAGGGAAGAGATTCTGTCCTTGGCTCACGACAATATAACCTTCACCCTGATGATCAGTGCGTTGTTTGCGCTCCTGACCATCTTGGCAGTACTGGTCCTTTCCGGCAAAATCAGTGTTCCGGTAGAACAGAAGTTGAGTTATCTTAGCCATGCCCCTGAACAGGCCATGGAGGCGACCCAGGCCGGAGCCTGGGAGGCGGACCCGGTGACCCAAACTGTGACTTTCAGCGACCAGTGGTTCACCATGCTCGGTCGGAAGCCGCAACGTGCCCGCGTTTCCTTAAAAAAAACCGCGGATTTCATCCATCCCGAAGACTATCCTGCGATGATCCGGACCATTGAAGAATTTCTCGCCGGCGGCGGGAAGGGGCAGTCTGAAATCGAATTTCGGCTTCGCCGGGCGGACGGGTCTTGGTGCTGGGTTCTGTCCAAGAGCCGGGCCATCGAACGTAATGAAAAGGGAGAGCCGGCGCGCATCATCGGACTGGATATCAATATCGAAAAGATCAAGGCGGCCCAGATCGAACTGGCCCAGAGTGAAAGTCGGTTCCGGGCGCTCTTCCGGCTGGCGCCTTTGCCCCTGGCCGAGGTTGCGGGCGATCGCATCGTCGGAATCAACGAACGGTTCCACATGACCCTGGGATATACCATAGGTAACCTGCCAACCCAGGATGTATGGTGGGAAAAGGCCTTCCCGGACCTAAAATACCGCAGCCGGGTCAAGTCAGGGTGGCAGGCGGAGGTCGACCGGGCACGGAAAGAAAAAACCGATGCGTATGGTGGGGAATGGCAGGTGACAGCCAAGGACGGAACGGTCCACACCATGGTCATCAGCGCCGGCGCAATCGGCAACAGCATGCTCATCAGTTTTTTCGACATCACCGAACGCAAACAGATAGAGAACATTCAGCAAGAAAGCCTGGAGTTGCTCAGGGCCACGTTCGACGCCACCCCAGACGGGATCATGGTGGTGGATCAAAACCTGAACGTGACCCAGGCCAACCGGCAGCTCTATCGGATGTGGCGCATCCCCAGGGAACTTCAGGGAAATGTCGATGAACAGGCGCTCAGAGAATTTGTTTCGGACCAACTGGTGGATCCTGCGGGTTTTCAAAACCTGGATGAGCGCCTGTATCAGAGCCGTACCCAGGATGAATACGAGTTTCTTTTCAAAGATGGTCGGGTTTTCACGTGCTATTCAGCGCCGATGATATTGAATGAAAACGAAATCGGACGGGTCTGGGATTTCCGGGACATCTCGAAACAGAAAAGGGCGGAGGCCGAAAGGGAAAAACTTCAAGGGCAACTGCTCCAGGCACAGAAACTGGAGGCCATCGGCAACCTTGCCGGTGGCCTGGCCCACGACTTCAACAATATGCTGGGAATCATCACGGGATATGCCGAACTCACCCTGAAGGAACTGGCTGACAATAATCCGTTTCGAGGAAATATCGAGCAAATCATAGATGCGGCCCAGCGCTCAGCCGCCCTGACACGCCAGCTTTTGATTTTTTCACGCAAACAGAGGGTAAAACCGGTGTTGATCGATCTGAACGTCGCGATAAATGCCATGCTGAATATGTTACGACGGCTCATCGGAGAAAACATCGAACTGAATTGGCTGCCGCCTGATGAGCCATGTCCGGTCAAGATAGACCCATCCCAGCTCGACCAGATACTCTTCAATCTCTGTATCAACGCCCGGGATGCCATCTCGGATATCGGCCGGATTACCATTAAGGCCGACAGGATCTTTTTCGACGAGACGGCGATCAAAGCCTATGTGGATTGCACTCCCGGGGATTACGTTCACCTATCCATCGAGGACAACGGCAGCGGCATCGACAAGGAAACGGCGAAGCATGTGTTTGAACCGTTTTTTACCACCAAAGAGGTGGGCCGGGGTACCGGACTGGGGCTTGCCACTATTTACGGAATCGTCAAGCAAAATGGGGGGGGAATTAAATTTTACAGCGAGCCGGGCAGTGGGACCGTTTTCAACATTTATCTTCCCAAAGCAGCCGATGAAATTGTACCGGAACAGGCGCAGCACTATGAAAACATCCCGCTTGGCCGGGGAGAAACCATTTTGATTGTAGAAGACGAGCCCTCTCTCATGGAGATGGGCCAGATAATGCTGGCGCGTTTGGGGTACGAGGTGTTGCCCGCAACCACACCGGGCGAAGCTATTCAAATGGTCAAGGAATGCAGCGGCGACATCCATCTCTTTCTCACCGATGTTATTATGCCGGAAATGAACGGCCGTGAACTGATCGACCGCCTGCTGGACATCCGCCCGGGGACCAAGTACATGTTCATGTCCGGCTATGCCGCGGATGTCATCACGGGGAAAGGGGCCATAGACCAGGCCTCCAATTTCATTCAAAAACCATTCAATCTGAAAGATTTTGCGGGCAAGCTCCGAGAAATCTTGAACGGAAGTGACCGGGAAACCCCGGACGACGTTAAGAAAACCGATTAA
- a CDS encoding polysaccharide deacetylase family protein: MPDSPCIVVQCWDDGVTTDARLADLLRRMGIPATFNLCAGLHENQRRFGWMHAGQEVWRLGWNEMRSVYDGFTIANHSLTHANLCEMPTEAARQEIAVGRERLQQFFGQRVAGFAYPFGAVNPAVMALVRKAGHLYARTVDSTADAFSPADPMAFHPSCHFLAPDFWQRYDEAKRCGVFYFWGHSFELADEAMWQALDAVLARISADPDSRWGNLPDLFDR, translated from the coding sequence ATGCCGGATAGCCCATGCATTGTCGTCCAGTGCTGGGATGACGGGGTGACCACGGACGCCCGACTGGCGGATCTGCTGCGCCGGATGGGCATACCGGCCACGTTCAACCTGTGCGCCGGCTTGCACGAAAATCAGCGCCGGTTCGGCTGGATGCACGCGGGACAGGAAGTATGGCGCCTGGGATGGAATGAGATGCGGAGCGTCTATGACGGGTTTACCATCGCCAACCACAGCCTGACCCATGCCAATCTGTGCGAGATGCCCACCGAAGCGGCGCGGCAAGAGATCGCCGTCGGTCGTGAACGGCTGCAGCAGTTTTTCGGTCAGCGGGTCGCCGGATTTGCCTACCCCTTTGGTGCGGTCAACCCGGCGGTGATGGCGCTGGTTCGCAAAGCCGGGCACCTGTATGCCCGTACGGTGGACTCGACAGCAGATGCCTTTTCTCCGGCGGACCCCATGGCATTTCACCCCAGTTGTCATTTTTTGGCACCCGATTTCTGGCAGCGCTACGATGAAGCCAAGCGCTGCGGTGTTTTCTATTTCTGGGGCCACTCCTTTGAACTGGCCGACGAGGCCATGTGGCAGGCGCTGGACGCCGTGTTAGCACGAATCAGTGCGGACCCGGATTCACGCTGGGGCAACCTTCCGGACTTGTTCGACAGATAA
- a CDS encoding Nif11-like leader peptide family natural product precursor — MTIGNALKFIKRGMTDKGLRARLNAATSVQAVEEILIEENIPFSTHDFDEAFHHQLTLCQEEEEADQLKEFRMWWTLLFQLIEPAACPSGCGGCNP, encoded by the coding sequence ATGACCATTGGCAACGCGCTTAAATTTATCAAACGAGGAATGACAGACAAGGGCCTGCGGGCGCGGTTGAACGCCGCGACAAGCGTCCAGGCCGTTGAGGAAATTCTCATCGAGGAAAATATCCCCTTCTCGACCCACGACTTTGACGAAGCCTTTCACCATCAACTGACCCTTTGCCAGGAGGAGGAGGAAGCAGACCAACTCAAGGAATTTAGAATGTGGTGGACCTTGTTGTTCCAACTCATCGAACCGGCTGCCTGTCCCAGCGGGTGCGGCGGCTGTAACCCATAA